Proteins from a genomic interval of Pseudodesulfovibrio nedwellii:
- the typA gene encoding translational GTPase TypA, translating to MSNTVQNTELRNIAIIAHVDHGKTTLVDAMFKQSGLFREGQNVDERIMDSMDLERERGITIAAKNCSVCWKETKINIIDTPGHADFGGEVERSLSMADGAILLVDASEGPLPQTRFVLKKALEQGLSLMVVINKVDRQDARPDEVLDEIYDLFIDLDANEDQLDFPLLYAIGRDGIAMKTAEERGENLHILLDMIVDKVPGPSHNPDEPFQMLVSDLSYSDYLGRLAIGKIHHGIAQSNDQLICLADNDKVLPLKVTKLQTYDGLKVVPTEVCSPGDIVVVAGIEDVHIGDTICTKESPKALPRITVDEPTVSMRFGINTSPLAGKEGKHVQTNKIKERLHKETLLNVAIQVEDSENRDAYLVKGRGEFQMAILVEQMRREGFELSVGRPEVIIKEENGKKMEPIEHLFVDCDEDFMGIVTEKIQTRKGRMTNMVNNGTGRVRLEFSVPSRALIGYRDEFLTDTKGTGMMNSYLEGYGEHRGEFSSRYTGSLVADRAGKGVAYGLFNLEPRGRIFIVPGDPIYEGMIIGEHNRDNDINVNASKEKKLTNMRASGKDEAVILTPVKPMTLEYALNFIKDDEQVEVTPISIRLRKLELSALVRHREEGKKKKPKEQ from the coding sequence ATGAGCAACACAGTACAGAACACCGAGCTTCGCAATATCGCCATCATAGCCCACGTTGACCACGGCAAAACCACCTTGGTGGATGCCATGTTCAAACAGTCGGGCCTCTTCCGCGAAGGCCAGAACGTGGATGAACGAATCATGGATTCCATGGACCTGGAACGCGAGCGCGGCATCACCATCGCCGCCAAGAACTGCTCGGTTTGCTGGAAGGAAACGAAGATCAATATCATCGACACCCCCGGCCATGCCGACTTTGGTGGCGAGGTTGAACGTTCCCTGTCCATGGCCGACGGCGCCATCCTGTTGGTTGACGCATCCGAAGGCCCGCTGCCCCAGACCCGCTTCGTCTTGAAGAAAGCACTGGAACAGGGTCTTTCCCTCATGGTTGTTATCAACAAGGTTGACCGCCAGGACGCCCGCCCCGACGAAGTACTTGACGAAATTTATGACCTGTTCATCGATCTGGATGCCAACGAAGACCAACTGGACTTCCCGCTGCTTTATGCCATTGGCCGTGACGGCATCGCCATGAAGACCGCAGAAGAACGCGGAGAAAACCTGCACATCCTGCTGGACATGATCGTGGACAAGGTCCCTGGCCCGTCCCACAACCCGGATGAGCCTTTCCAGATGCTCGTCTCCGACCTTTCCTATTCCGACTATCTGGGTCGCCTTGCCATCGGCAAGATCCATCATGGTATAGCCCAGTCCAACGACCAACTCATCTGCCTGGCCGACAACGACAAGGTTCTTCCGCTCAAGGTCACCAAACTGCAGACCTATGATGGACTGAAAGTTGTCCCCACCGAAGTCTGCTCTCCCGGTGACATTGTTGTTGTCGCGGGTATTGAAGACGTTCATATCGGTGATACCATCTGCACCAAAGAATCTCCCAAGGCACTGCCTCGCATCACTGTTGATGAACCTACCGTATCCATGCGGTTCGGCATCAACACTTCTCCGCTGGCAGGCAAGGAAGGCAAGCACGTTCAGACCAACAAGATCAAGGAACGCCTTCACAAGGAAACCTTGCTCAATGTAGCCATTCAGGTAGAAGACTCCGAAAACCGCGACGCATATCTGGTCAAGGGACGCGGTGAATTCCAAATGGCCATTCTGGTCGAACAGATGCGCCGTGAAGGTTTTGAGCTGTCTGTAGGCCGTCCTGAGGTCATCATCAAGGAAGAAAACGGCAAGAAGATGGAGCCCATCGAACACCTGTTCGTGGACTGCGACGAAGATTTCATGGGTATCGTCACCGAGAAAATTCAGACACGCAAAGGCCGCATGACCAACATGGTCAACAACGGCACTGGCCGCGTCCGCCTCGAATTCTCCGTGCCTTCCCGCGCTCTCATCGGCTACCGCGACGAATTCCTGACCGATACCAAGGGTACCGGCATGATGAATTCCTATCTTGAAGGATACGGCGAACATCGCGGCGAGTTCAGCTCCCGCTACACTGGCTCTCTGGTAGCTGACCGTGCAGGCAAAGGCGTTGCCTACGGTCTGTTCAACCTGGAACCGCGTGGCCGCATCTTCATCGTTCCCGGCGACCCCATCTACGAAGGAATGATCATCGGCGAGCACAATCGCGACAATGACATCAATGTCAACGCGAGCAAGGAAAAGAAGCTCACCAACATGCGCGCATCCGGTAAAGATGAAGCGGTTATCCTCACCCCGGTCAAGCCCATGACCCTGGAATACGCCCTGAACTTTATCAAGGACGACGAACAGGTCGAGGTCACTCCCATCTCTATCCGACTCAGGAAGTTGGAATTGTCCGCTCTGGTTCGCCACCGCGAAGAAGGCAAAAAGAAAAAGCCTAAAGAACAGTAA
- a CDS encoding DMT family transporter: MFRIIFIGVIAAFFFSSTFVFNRAMSLEGGHWVWSASLRYFWMLAILGVWLVIMGKARLGLDAIKIFFRHWIFWTVAGSVGFGVFYALITFSSVFAPGWVVAATWQTTILATPLVLLAFGRKVPLKALALTVIIFIGVILVNLEQASATGLREVLWGALPVLVAAFAYPFGNQLVWEARKGEKSFVPSIDHPVMDDPFCRVLLLTLGSLPLWVILIAVTTPPPPSAGQVMQTAIVAACSGVIATSLFLYARHHARSTAELAAADCTQSMEVVFSLAGEAILLGHVMPGILGWGGIALTMVGLMLYVTFQSRQ, from the coding sequence ATGTTTCGAATTATATTCATCGGGGTCATAGCGGCCTTTTTTTTCAGCTCTACTTTTGTATTTAATCGGGCCATGTCTCTTGAGGGTGGTCATTGGGTTTGGTCTGCAAGTCTGCGTTATTTTTGGATGCTGGCGATTCTTGGTGTTTGGCTTGTAATTATGGGTAAGGCTCGACTCGGGCTTGATGCGATCAAAATTTTTTTTCGGCATTGGATATTTTGGACTGTGGCCGGCTCTGTCGGTTTCGGTGTTTTTTATGCGCTCATTACCTTTAGTTCCGTCTTTGCTCCGGGCTGGGTCGTGGCCGCCACGTGGCAGACTACTATTCTCGCAACCCCATTGGTCCTGTTGGCCTTTGGTCGCAAGGTGCCACTCAAAGCATTGGCTCTGACGGTAATTATATTCATAGGTGTGATTCTAGTGAATCTGGAACAGGCCTCAGCCACTGGTTTGCGTGAGGTACTGTGGGGCGCATTGCCTGTGCTGGTAGCGGCCTTTGCCTATCCATTTGGCAACCAGTTGGTCTGGGAAGCACGCAAGGGCGAGAAATCATTCGTGCCGTCCATTGATCATCCGGTCATGGATGATCCGTTTTGCCGTGTGCTTTTGTTGACCCTCGGGTCTTTACCGCTCTGGGTGATACTTATCGCGGTTACCACGCCACCGCCTCCGTCCGCTGGGCAGGTTATGCAGACAGCCATTGTCGCAGCGTGTTCCGGTGTTATCGCCACTTCACTTTTCCTTTACGCACGACATCATGCCCGTAGTACCGCGGAACTCGCTGCCGCTGATTGCACTCAGTCAATGGAGGTTGTATTTTCTCTGGCAGGAGAAGCGATACTTTTGGGGCACGTCATGCCCGGTATCTTGGGGTGGGGTGGAATAGCTTTGACCATGGTTGGGCTGATGCTCTACGTGACTTTTCAAAGCAGGCAATAG
- a CDS encoding YidH family protein — MNDEQMELARERNRLAKNRTRLANKRTFLAWCRTSLAFMTFGFLLEKVDVFLASGHSAVAEAVLSDLGVLGKLAFIGGPLLMLFAGWRYYQLEKEIGFSGGGLYVFPEVVLFGFILCGALLYVFW, encoded by the coding sequence ATGAACGATGAACAGATGGAATTAGCCCGTGAGCGCAACAGGCTTGCCAAGAATAGAACCCGACTTGCCAACAAACGCACCTTTCTCGCGTGGTGTCGGACATCACTTGCCTTCATGACTTTTGGTTTCCTGCTGGAGAAAGTTGATGTTTTCCTCGCGTCTGGGCATAGCGCCGTGGCCGAGGCTGTGCTTTCCGACTTGGGAGTGCTCGGCAAACTCGCTTTTATTGGCGGTCCATTATTGATGCTATTCGCCGGATGGCGGTATTATCAATTGGAAAAGGAAATCGGATTTTCCGGGGGAGGACTGTATGTTTTCCCGGAAGTTGTGCTGTTCGGTTTTATTCTTTGTGGCGCTCTCCTGTATGTCTTTTGGTAA
- a CDS encoding 4Fe-4S binding protein: MKIPFVKQSTIDYYQSCRKQGVSLFDFIHGYVYGRWCYNYIGLAGDKEPWWRYLWAPLILIINKHTPLLSNDKNRTGDSNQQKATWGDSYHGKPLPLDEAVKMVKINRAVNTEVSEQVLPYTRARDIVLNNPEKIVLLDCPCRSGMKNPCTPIDVCILIGDPFATFMLEHHPDKTRQITADEAVRIIKAEQARGHVSHAFFKDVMLGRFYAICNCCSCCCGAMKAQSHGLNMLCSSGYLAEVNADNCVRCGLCAEKCQFKAIGFNKESAFIREDKCMGCGVCVQVCSKDALSLRLAPEKGTPLLVDSI, from the coding sequence ATGAAAATACCCTTCGTCAAGCAGTCGACCATTGATTACTACCAAAGCTGTCGAAAGCAGGGGGTATCCCTGTTCGATTTCATTCACGGATATGTCTATGGACGCTGGTGTTACAATTACATCGGTCTAGCCGGAGACAAAGAGCCATGGTGGCGGTATCTCTGGGCGCCACTGATCCTTATCATCAACAAGCACACGCCCCTTTTATCAAACGATAAAAATCGGACTGGCGACTCTAACCAGCAAAAAGCGACATGGGGTGACTCCTATCACGGTAAACCTTTGCCGCTGGATGAAGCCGTCAAAATGGTCAAGATAAACCGTGCAGTGAACACCGAAGTTTCAGAGCAAGTGCTCCCGTATACCCGCGCCCGAGACATAGTACTCAACAATCCGGAAAAAATTGTTCTGTTGGATTGCCCCTGTCGATCCGGCATGAAAAACCCATGCACGCCCATCGACGTCTGCATCCTCATCGGTGACCCGTTTGCCACTTTCATGCTGGAACACCATCCGGACAAGACCCGCCAAATCACGGCGGATGAAGCCGTCCGAATCATTAAAGCGGAACAGGCTCGCGGCCATGTCTCTCACGCCTTTTTCAAAGATGTCATGCTCGGTAGATTCTACGCCATCTGCAACTGTTGTTCATGTTGCTGCGGGGCCATGAAGGCCCAGAGTCACGGCCTGAACATGCTCTGTTCATCCGGTTATCTAGCTGAAGTCAACGCAGACAATTGCGTCCGATGCGGTCTGTGCGCCGAGAAATGCCAATTCAAAGCTATTGGCTTCAATAAGGAGTCCGCCTTTATTCGCGAAGACAAATGCATGGGATGCGGCGTCTGTGTGCAGGTGTGTTCCAAGGATGCACTTTCGCTCAGATTGGCTCCGGAAAAGGGCACTCCCCTTCTCGTAGACTCCATCTAA
- a CDS encoding pancreas/duodenum homeobox protein 1 yields MSQYGEIFTDDLLLTIFPEERADAFFEALFGDAQEGSYDIALAYVGDGDSCLNFEMRLLQRPGKCLACNLTYGLPEVFARHPIINVQGVADAVANAVGKKTAVWKFGATRELSRELHVIPLNIRPE; encoded by the coding sequence ATGAGCCAGTACGGTGAAATCTTTACTGACGACCTGTTGCTGACAATTTTTCCCGAAGAACGGGCGGATGCGTTTTTCGAGGCACTGTTTGGGGATGCGCAAGAGGGGAGTTACGATATTGCGCTTGCGTATGTTGGGGATGGTGACTCCTGTCTCAATTTCGAGATGAGACTTCTTCAGCGTCCTGGTAAGTGTCTGGCGTGTAACCTGACTTATGGCTTGCCTGAAGTTTTTGCCCGGCACCCTATTATTAATGTGCAGGGTGTTGCGGATGCCGTAGCCAATGCTGTCGGTAAAAAAACTGCTGTTTGGAAGTTTGGTGCAACGCGAGAACTTTCGCGGGAACTGCATGTCATCCCGTTGAATATCCGGCCTGAATAA
- a CDS encoding DUF401 family protein, translating into MESLITTLAPFLKVLFAFVIMLAGMRFKVGLGLSILMGGAVMGFMFGLAPVPLAKASVMALTQEKFHFLIAIVGLILILSDAMERSGQSKRLMSALSGFLTSPRLRLIFFPALIGLLPMPGGAVFSAPMVKTVSEDMRISNSDRAVVNYWFRHVWELVWPLYPGIILTLGLADIQILDLISYTWPGTPIMLLAGWWFFLRPGVLNASELVVENLPTKRSKKAAFKEGLPLLTAIGGAIGLESIIATFFPAIPFELGVVVALASAVLCVLLQNTQLGLPFFREVLTKKSLWSMVFVIVAIFIFKDIMQAAGVVSEMARVAGGEAALFASAVFLPFLVGLVAGINVAFVGATFPLLLGVLESLGMQDQTIRYIVLGTFSGFTGVMISPIHICFILTCEYFQCDLARTWRKLVWPCFIFFASGVALFAVLK; encoded by the coding sequence ATGGAATCTCTCATTACCACACTTGCACCATTTCTCAAGGTCCTGTTCGCTTTTGTTATCATGCTGGCTGGTATGCGGTTTAAAGTCGGTCTCGGTCTGTCCATTCTTATGGGTGGGGCTGTTATGGGGTTCATGTTTGGACTCGCGCCTGTCCCACTTGCCAAAGCGAGCGTCATGGCCCTGACTCAGGAAAAGTTCCATTTTCTCATAGCTATTGTCGGGCTGATTCTTATTCTTTCCGATGCAATGGAACGGTCTGGACAGTCCAAACGACTCATGAGCGCATTGTCTGGATTCCTGACAAGTCCAAGATTGCGGCTTATCTTTTTTCCAGCCCTTATCGGGTTGCTGCCTATGCCTGGCGGGGCTGTCTTTTCCGCTCCCATGGTTAAAACAGTGTCTGAAGACATGCGAATCAGCAATTCTGATCGAGCCGTGGTCAATTATTGGTTTCGACATGTGTGGGAATTGGTCTGGCCGTTATATCCCGGTATTATCCTGACACTTGGGTTGGCTGATATCCAGATATTGGATCTTATTTCCTACACTTGGCCAGGAACCCCTATCATGCTGCTTGCAGGGTGGTGGTTCTTCCTGCGGCCTGGAGTCCTTAATGCGAGTGAACTGGTTGTAGAAAATTTGCCCACTAAACGGAGCAAGAAGGCGGCTTTCAAGGAGGGGTTACCGCTCTTGACCGCCATTGGTGGTGCTATTGGGCTTGAGAGTATTATTGCTACATTTTTTCCCGCTATTCCTTTTGAGTTGGGTGTGGTTGTGGCTTTGGCTTCCGCTGTGCTGTGTGTGTTGTTGCAGAATACACAGTTGGGACTCCCGTTTTTCCGAGAAGTGCTGACCAAGAAGAGTCTTTGGTCTATGGTTTTTGTTATTGTCGCGATTTTTATTTTCAAGGACATTATGCAGGCTGCTGGTGTGGTCAGTGAAATGGCCCGTGTGGCCGGTGGTGAGGCTGCACTGTTTGCGTCTGCTGTGTTTTTACCATTTCTTGTGGGGTTAGTCGCAGGCATCAATGTGGCTTTTGTTGGTGCAACTTTTCCGCTTCTGCTTGGTGTGCTTGAGTCTCTTGGTATGCAAGATCAGACCATTCGATATATTGTACTGGGGACTTTTTCCGGGTTTACCGGAGTCATGATTTCGCCAATTCATATCTGTTTTATACTGACTTGTGAATATTTCCAGTGTGATTTGGCTCGTACATGGAGAAAGCTCGTATGGCCATGTTTTATCTTTTTTGCTTCGGGTGTGGCTCTGTTCGCAGTGCTGAAATAA
- a CDS encoding tetratricopeptide repeat protein has translation MAEKKIDKARRNFLFGAVRRFKNEDPDQLVASTAECVESIKEANGLYVDGEFEAARDKYKECLKSDQNDADVRYRLGVCQYKIGKYRQAKVEFERALRIDRSYQDAFLYLGLTLVRLGKPEKAPGLWTQYFNIKAVVVQRELNLQLGLLETGVTDPPEVIAEAVEAAIKDAGDAVG, from the coding sequence ATGGCCGAAAAAAAAATAGATAAAGCTCGTCGTAACTTTTTGTTTGGAGCGGTTCGTCGTTTCAAGAACGAGGACCCGGATCAGCTTGTGGCATCCACCGCAGAGTGTGTGGAGTCGATCAAGGAGGCCAACGGTCTCTACGTGGACGGAGAGTTTGAGGCAGCGCGTGATAAATATAAGGAATGCCTCAAGTCAGATCAGAATGATGCTGACGTGCGCTACCGGCTGGGAGTCTGTCAGTACAAGATTGGTAAATATCGCCAAGCCAAAGTGGAGTTTGAGCGTGCTTTACGTATCGACCGTTCATATCAAGATGCGTTTTTATATCTGGGATTAACGTTGGTTAGGCTCGGGAAACCGGAAAAGGCTCCGGGGCTTTGGACACAATATTTCAACATCAAGGCCGTGGTGGTTCAACGTGAGTTAAACTTGCAACTTGGTTTGTTGGAAACGGGTGTTACTGATCCACCCGAAGTCATTGCCGAGGCCGTGGAAGCGGCGATCAAGGATGCTGGCGACGCTGTTGGCTGA
- a CDS encoding aldehyde ferredoxin oxidoreductase family protein, whose translation MKECFGWTGTVLLIDLTTKEVTLDHPDPAIYRKYIGGRGLAGHYLSPHATREWADPTLPILIFTGPLTGTLAPTSGRGTIMSRSPLTGAICDTSVGGRLATQLKYAGYDGLIITGKSDTPCGIEILDSEVQITPSNLHGATSNEVFTHLESSILTGASVACIGPAAENGSRLASIMVDRHHSAGRGGLGLIWAEKNLKYLMVKGTGETHVHDMDALKETREDIFRLTAASPVLMGQHGFSCWGTGSLFDLMDSRSMMPTDNFQKTRFPNAHQLNAAAYKKKFVSQKHGCSGCHILCKKIAQDGRPIPEYEAMAHFTALIGNHNIDLVLDANDVCNQLGMDPISVGSTLACHREITGQEYTQKSLMNALHKMAQGDDLGHGSFFFANTCGRSETSMSVKGMDLPAYDPRGAYGMALAYATSTRGGCHLRAYPLSHEVLRKPVATDRFSFSGKARIIKIAEDINAIVDSLTACRFTFLAASLEEYTKAFIAVTGVQISGQDLLETGERIYYNERIMNAANGFSASDDDLPARFFTEPGTSGGGVDIPPLDRTEFLAARANYYRVRKLDENGNPTPEITKRLGLDQ comes from the coding sequence ATGAAAGAATGCTTCGGCTGGACAGGCACAGTCCTGCTTATTGATCTGACCACCAAAGAGGTCACCCTTGATCACCCGGACCCCGCGATATACCGCAAATACATTGGCGGGAGAGGACTGGCTGGACACTACCTCTCGCCGCATGCAACACGGGAATGGGCCGACCCAACCCTACCGATCCTCATATTTACCGGCCCCTTGACCGGCACGCTTGCCCCCACCTCCGGGCGTGGCACCATCATGTCCCGCTCCCCTTTAACAGGAGCCATATGTGACACCTCGGTCGGTGGCAGGCTCGCCACTCAGCTTAAATACGCCGGATACGACGGACTGATTATCACCGGAAAAAGCGACACGCCTTGTGGCATCGAAATTCTGGATAGCGAAGTCCAAATTACACCATCAAATCTCCATGGTGCGACATCAAATGAAGTCTTCACACACCTTGAATCATCCATACTGACAGGAGCTTCCGTGGCCTGTATTGGTCCGGCAGCTGAGAATGGCTCTCGTCTCGCTTCCATCATGGTTGACAGGCACCACTCAGCTGGCAGAGGCGGACTCGGCCTTATATGGGCTGAAAAAAACCTCAAATATCTCATGGTAAAAGGCACTGGGGAAACCCATGTGCACGATATGGACGCCCTCAAGGAAACACGAGAAGACATCTTCCGGCTCACTGCGGCATCCCCGGTCCTCATGGGACAACATGGATTTTCTTGCTGGGGCACTGGTTCTCTCTTCGACCTCATGGACTCCCGAAGCATGATGCCCACTGACAATTTTCAAAAAACGCGCTTTCCCAATGCCCACCAGCTCAATGCCGCCGCGTACAAAAAAAAGTTCGTCTCCCAAAAGCACGGCTGCAGCGGTTGTCACATCTTGTGTAAAAAAATCGCACAGGATGGACGACCCATACCTGAATATGAAGCCATGGCCCACTTTACTGCCCTTATCGGCAACCACAATATAGACTTGGTTCTCGATGCCAACGACGTGTGCAATCAACTCGGTATGGACCCCATTTCCGTCGGTTCGACCCTTGCCTGCCATCGCGAAATCACCGGGCAGGAGTACACCCAAAAATCGTTAATGAATGCTCTGCATAAAATGGCTCAAGGCGACGACCTCGGACACGGTTCTTTTTTCTTTGCCAATACGTGCGGTCGATCGGAAACATCCATGTCCGTCAAAGGAATGGACCTCCCAGCTTATGACCCACGCGGAGCCTACGGTATGGCCCTAGCCTATGCCACTAGCACACGAGGAGGATGTCATCTACGGGCTTATCCCCTCAGCCACGAGGTCTTGCGTAAACCCGTTGCCACCGACCGATTTTCATTCAGCGGCAAAGCTCGCATTATCAAAATAGCTGAAGACATCAATGCGATCGTGGATTCTCTGACAGCATGTAGATTTACCTTTCTCGCGGCCAGTCTGGAAGAATACACCAAGGCTTTCATAGCTGTTACTGGCGTACAGATATCAGGGCAGGACCTGTTGGAAACCGGAGAGCGCATCTATTACAATGAAAGGATTATGAACGCTGCCAATGGATTCTCGGCCAGTGACGATGACCTCCCAGCCCGTTTTTTTACTGAGCCGGGCACTTCCGGTGGTGGCGTAGATATCCCCCCTCTTGACCGCACAGAATTTCTCGCGGCACGGGCCAATTACTATCGAGTTCGAAAGTTGGATGAGAACGGCAACCCCACCCCTGAAATCACAAAACGACTTGGACTGGATCAATGA
- a CDS encoding class II aldolase/adducin family protein produces MKRLCDKYATKLVTQGLAAPNDPIIGGLDAELVWNRPDPRIEEFTKLFDVLSINSLVFSKPAEPYATILDFLAGRTKSAIRPEDTETRTFLHDIPICREFTASAMEVNLKKRKAVIIPGEGIISCGTVSPEQGFVFYSSTIFACFVLFFSDYLNKLRNKTLDDEYREIFQRVVKNLPQPHTTLPQQVSGPFTDEDTVLAAMAESGRHVVGYGLVDSFFGNISYKLNGTVYISQTGSSLEELEGCIDPCPMDGSATTGLTASSELSAHEDVYRRSNYRCILHGHPKFSVIMSMYCDKQDCPNRGKCHIKCTECRTVEGIPIVPGEVGTGPTGLCNTLPPAIASSGSAIVHGHGLFTAGLNDFNKAFERLLDIENQCRKHYFNMVKSYE; encoded by the coding sequence ATGAAACGCCTGTGCGATAAATACGCCACAAAGCTGGTGACCCAAGGTCTGGCCGCACCCAATGATCCCATCATAGGCGGCCTTGATGCCGAGTTAGTGTGGAATAGACCTGATCCGCGTATTGAAGAATTCACCAAGCTGTTCGACGTATTGTCCATCAATTCGCTGGTCTTTTCAAAACCAGCAGAACCGTATGCAACCATCCTCGATTTCCTGGCCGGGCGCACTAAATCGGCCATCCGTCCTGAAGACACCGAGACTCGCACATTTCTACACGACATCCCGATTTGTCGAGAATTTACGGCTTCGGCCATGGAAGTCAATCTCAAGAAACGCAAGGCTGTCATTATTCCCGGCGAAGGCATTATCTCCTGCGGCACGGTCAGCCCTGAACAAGGATTTGTTTTCTACTCGTCCACCATATTCGCCTGTTTCGTACTCTTTTTTTCAGACTACCTGAACAAGTTACGCAACAAGACTCTCGACGATGAATACCGCGAAATATTTCAGCGTGTTGTAAAGAATCTGCCACAACCACACACTACATTACCTCAGCAAGTATCCGGTCCTTTTACCGATGAGGATACGGTTCTCGCGGCCATGGCTGAAAGCGGACGTCATGTGGTCGGGTATGGATTGGTCGACTCCTTTTTCGGCAACATATCCTACAAGCTTAATGGCACCGTCTACATTTCACAGACGGGGAGTTCTCTAGAAGAACTTGAAGGCTGCATCGACCCATGTCCTATGGATGGAAGTGCAACCACTGGCCTGACAGCTTCTTCGGAACTCTCGGCACACGAAGACGTATACCGTCGTTCTAATTACCGCTGCATCCTCCACGGCCACCCTAAATTTTCCGTCATTATGTCCATGTATTGTGACAAACAAGACTGTCCAAACCGAGGGAAATGTCACATAAAATGTACTGAGTGTCGTACTGTAGAAGGTATCCCAATCGTTCCCGGTGAAGTTGGAACTGGTCCCACAGGACTCTGCAACACACTGCCACCTGCCATAGCTTCATCAGGCTCGGCAATTGTCCATGGACACGGACTGTTCACAGCCGGTTTAAATGATTTTAACAAAGCCTTTGAAAGACTACTCGACATTGAAAACCAATGCCGAAAGCACTATTTTAACATGGTAAAATCCTATGAATAA
- a CDS encoding CPBP family intramembrane glutamic endopeptidase — protein sequence MNNQRESLQIKPLLLFIALTFGATWAVEFFLISNGMRFDSLTGMSSPALWLMAVMWIPGASALLVTAFVEKKNFADLRDFLGLRLGTSLGAYFLTILLVPTLFAGIYLLSWGLGFGDFNPQIPGVETGETNLESVLQVMLPMSIVLGPFINLIFGLGEEIGWRGFMLPRLIPLGKPLAYSLLGILWGIWHAPLILAGFNYPGYPVGGIVMMCILCFAFGLFLNEMTLHYDSSILAGFIHGAVNAQGYGVWLLLFPDVHPLLGGSVGLTGIIVWLITGLLCSIILKRLAPPLSTPQPN from the coding sequence ATGAATAACCAGAGAGAGTCACTGCAAATCAAACCTCTTTTGTTGTTCATAGCACTCACTTTCGGAGCCACTTGGGCTGTGGAATTCTTTCTTATCTCAAACGGCATGCGCTTCGACAGCCTGACAGGCATGTCCAGTCCAGCGCTCTGGCTCATGGCAGTCATGTGGATCCCGGGCGCATCAGCTCTGCTGGTCACTGCATTTGTCGAAAAGAAAAATTTTGCAGATCTACGCGACTTCCTAGGTCTGCGTCTGGGGACATCACTGGGTGCGTATTTTTTGACTATCCTTCTCGTTCCCACGCTTTTCGCTGGAATATATCTGCTCTCTTGGGGACTCGGATTCGGTGATTTCAATCCGCAAATTCCCGGCGTCGAAACAGGCGAAACAAATCTGGAAAGCGTCCTGCAAGTCATGCTTCCCATGTCTATTGTTCTAGGACCATTCATCAATCTCATTTTCGGATTAGGCGAAGAAATCGGCTGGCGTGGCTTTATGTTACCGCGCCTCATACCTCTGGGTAAACCCTTGGCATACTCGCTGCTCGGCATCCTCTGGGGGATATGGCATGCCCCGCTAATTCTGGCCGGATTCAATTACCCCGGCTACCCTGTGGGCGGCATAGTCATGATGTGCATCCTCTGCTTCGCGTTCGGACTATTCCTCAATGAAATGACCCTGCATTACGACTCGTCAATTCTGGCTGGATTCATCCACGGAGCAGTCAATGCTCAAGGCTATGGCGTCTGGCTATTGCTCTTCCCCGACGTTCATCCGCTTCTCGGCGGCTCAGTCGGTTTAACTGGAATAATTGTCTGGTTGATTACAGGATTACTTTGCTCGATCATTTTGAAACGACTCGCCCCTCCTCTCTCCACCCCCCAACCGAACTAA
- a CDS encoding rubredoxin codes for MDKWECPCGYVYDPAEGDAENNIAIGTKFEDLPDDWTCPECGAEKEYFEKL; via the coding sequence ATGGATAAGTGGGAATGCCCTTGTGGCTATGTGTATGATCCGGCTGAAGGTGACGCTGAGAACAATATTGCCATTGGCACAAAGTTCGAAGATTTGCCTGATGATTGGACTTGCCCCGAATGTGGCGCTGAAAAGGAATACTTCGAAAAACTGTAA